The genomic window AAGGGTGGTCAAGGGAGGTGGAGTACGCTTTAGTTAAAAGAATCGAAAGAGTTCAACGGAGATTTGTCCAGTTTGCTTTGCAAACTCTTCATTTTAACGAGCCACCtctattataatttaaaatcaatttccGCAGGACGAATAATACACTCACcgctgtttatttatttattgtctgtGGTAGCATTGATTATCTAGATCTACTGGAGATGATAAGTTTCGATATTTCTGATATGGCTCTGCGTTTTCACTTTCCCTTGCACACAagcattaacatttttaaatcaaattatttaaattaagtgcataatgaaattaatatattttttaataatcttgATCTTAATTTCACCATTCCTAGATCTCATTATGTctaggctttttttttttttttttttttttggcggtgaggtagggttcaaaatgccttcgcacttacagtaaccgtcgtctactgcgtcgaatggtgtagccactaaaacaatccctccccaTTCCTTCCCGGATGTTTCCTCTGCCCCGGGACTACGGTAGTATTTCATCGTAGGCAGAGGAGATCCAAGTAGGCGTTCTGTTCAGAAAGAAGCCTTTTCTACTccccctgcgtccagggtcgccaatTTTGGAGCCAGCATCACGCTATCGGCTCATCTTCTACTCAGGTAggatggatgtatgtatattgatcATCTCTATCCATGTCAAATTTCTTGGCACGTAGGATGCGCTCCACGTACGTGTCAATAAATTGCCAGCTTTCTGCACTTTCGACCATTTTTTGGATGATGTTGTCTGCTTTTAAGGGGCCTAGCCTATCTTCTATTGCTTTGCGCTCTGATGTCCACCTCTCacatttgaaaaatgtgtgaTCAGCATCGTCAATGGGTGCATCTCCGTAGATGCATTCAGCAGTTTCTGCTTTCCCTATTTTGTTGAGGTATTTATAAAAGTACCCATGTCCAGATAGCATCTGGGTGATGTAATAGTTCACCTCACCGAATTTCCTGTCATACCATTTATCTATGTTTGGTATCAGTCTCTTTGTCCATTTTCCTTTCGCCTCTGACGCCCAGCGCTCTTGCCATATTTGGAGTGTGCGTGCTCGAGCTTGTTGCCTTCTGGTATTTGTGCGGTCGCATGTGTGGTCGTCTGTGTCATTTGTCTCGCTCTTTTTGAGGTCCCATAGTTCTTTTCGTTCCCTCGCTAGGAGATCTATGGGTATCGTACCGCTAATGATAAGTACTGCTGCTTCCGATACCGTGCGGTAAGCTGAGGCAACGCGGAGGGCAGCAGTCCTTTGGGCCTTGGCAAGAATCTTCCGACGACATTCTGATTTGAGTGTGTCCGCCCATACTTCACAGCCGTATAGCAAGATGGATATCGTTGTGTCCATGAGCAGCTTCCGCCTGCTTGCGATGGGGCCTCCGATATTAGCCATTAATCGTGATAAGTTTGTGATTATTTTGGCAGATTTTTCAGCAGCGTGTTGGATTTGTGCCCAGTAAGTCAGCTTGTTGTCAAGTCTGATGCCCAGGTATTTCATCACTTTTGAAGTCCTTATATTCTCCGTGTAGACCGGCATTATTACTTCTAGAGGTATGCGCGCCCTCGTAAGTAGAATTAGTTCCGTCTTTTCCGGAGCCAAGCTAAGGTCGTGCGAGTCGAGCCATGTCTTGATTCTTATCAACGTCTGTGAGAGTTTCCGTCTTGCCGCATCTAAATCGCGTGCGGTAATTACTGCTGCAACATCATCCGCATATCCCACTAGATAACATTCGTCGggcatatcgatgttgaagatgCCGTCGTAGCTGACGTTCCAGAGATCAGGGCCTAAGATTGAACCTTGGGCCGCACCTGAAGTTAGCACTTTTGTCCGTTGTCCTCTACTTGTGTCGTAAATGAGTACACGATCTTTGAGGTAGCTACGGATCATCTTCATCAGGTATTGAGGTATTTTGTAACGCTTCTCAAGTGCGTCAATCATATCCTCCCATCTTGCGCTGTTGAAGGCGTTTCTTACGTCAATCGTGGCTAAGAGCACGATCGGTCGGGAGAAGTGATTTCTGCTCCGTGCTTTTTCTACACTCTTCACTACATCCTCAATTGCTCCGGTTGTCGACCTGCGTTGCCTAAAACCGTGTTGCCTATCTGAGAGGCCACCCGATTTGCTTATCGCTGCTGCTATTCGTGGCTTCAGCAGTCTTTCTAACAGTTTCCCTGTCGTGTCGAGCATGCACAAGGGGCGGTACGCTGATGGGGCTTCCGTGTCTCCTTTACCTTTGCTTATGAGAACTAGCTTTTGCCTCTTCCAGATTTTTGGGAAGATTCATTCACATAAGCAGACATTATACATGTTTAGCAGTACTTGCGGACGTTCGTTTGCGATGACTTTCAGCACCTCCGATGGGATTCCGTCAGGACCTGgcgctttgttatttttgagggttgctgctgctgccttcAATTCCTCTACCGTGAAAGACGGTGGCAAGTCGTTTTCTTCTATGTATTCCCTATCTGCTCTGAGGTCGTGCGTAGGGAAGAGTGTATTCACTATGTTTTCCATAGTGGCTTCGCTAAGTTCAGGAGGGCGCTGCCTTGCCCCTAGCTTATTTAGCACGATTTTATATCCTAGTCCCCAGGGGTTTTGGTTTATATCGCGTCTTAGCTCctcccatttttctttcttgctcTTCTGGATGACCGTCTTTAAGATGCGTTTTGCCTCTTTGTATTCGGCGTGCTCTTCTATGGCGAGACCTGTTCTACGTGCTCTTGTGTACTTCCTCCTTTTTTTGATGCATATTTGcctcagaccgcagatttcATCTGTCCACCAGTACACGGACTTCTTCGGGTGTGCGCCTTTTATCCTGGGCATTGCTGCTGAGCACGCTTGCGTTAACCTTCTCAGGGTTATCTGTATTTTTAGTCTGGCGCTATTTGGCTCTTCATGGTTTGACTCGTTTTCGTCAATTTTGGCGATGAGCTTTGGTCTATCGAGCTTTCTTGCGTTCCATTTTCGTGAGCTTTTGTTGTATTTCGTTGCGCTTGTATTTGTCTCTCCAACACAGTAGGTGATGTACTGGTGATCACTGCCATTGTAGTCCTCAAGAACTGTCCATTCCCGTATATTACTAGCGTAACTCTCAGACACTAGAGTTATGTCCGGTATTGTGCCTTCACAGCCAGGTCTTCGAAAGGTTGCTTTGTTGCCCACGTTTGCAACGACGAGCCCTAGTCTTGCGGCCATGTCTAATATTCGTTGGCCTCTCGAATTTGTTGTTCGACTACCCCATTCCATGGCCTTGGAGTTAAAGTCTCCGGCGATGATGAGATTTCCGCTTATTTGGCGAGCTAaatcttcaatattttccaatttagcTTGGAAACCCGCGATGGTATCACTTGGCGTAAGGTAGCAGCTTATGATTGTGAGGCGATGGCTCGCTATCCAGACGTATCCATTTCCTGCTCCGCTATTCGTCACATGGAGCTTGGAAATTTCCTTGCAccatattgctgctgtagaagAGAGGTCTTCTATAAACCAGCCAGCACTTGGAGAGGCGTACTGTTCGCTTAGTACTGCTATGTCTACTTCATGTTCCAGCATGATTTGTGGTAGGAGTAAATCTGCGGTAGTGCATCTGTGCATGTTGCCTTGaagaatttttatcatttcgacATATTTTCGCTGTATGCTAGGCATCTAGCTGACCCTAGAATGTGGTCAGTGTAGGCAAGACCTTTATCGCGGCATATACAACAGTCTGGTGGGTTGCTGCATTCCTTGATTTTGTGCCCTGGCTTCCCGCATCGTATACACAGGCCTTTACCTTTTCTATCAGGCCCCTTACACTC from Anastrepha ludens isolate Willacy chromosome 5, idAnaLude1.1, whole genome shotgun sequence includes these protein-coding regions:
- the LOC128864739 gene encoding uncharacterized protein LOC128864739, encoding MKLAMQKQKNISSDVKSGVSELDELFDIIESLRRNWTKAEEEAEKSRAAKPPEAQTATSDLMTPTAASSKRRASSPVEQGAKKKVCETGNMHRCTTADLLLPQIMLEHEVDIAVLSEQYASPSAGWFIEDLSSTAAIWCKEISKLHVTNSGAGNGYVWIASHRLTIISCYLTPSDTIAGFQAKLENIEDLARQISGNLIIAGDFNSKAMEWGSRTTNSRGQRILDMAARLGLVVANVGNKATFRRPGCEGTIPDITLVSESYASNIREWTVLEDYNGSDHQYITYCVGETNTSATKYNKSSRKWNARKLDRPKLIAKIDENESNHEEPNSARLKIQITLRRLTQACSAAMPRIKGAHPKKSVYWWTDEICGLRQICIKKRRKYTRARRTGLAIEEHAEYKEAKRILKTVIQKSKKEKWEELRRDINQNPWGLGYKIVLNKLGARQRPPELSEATMENIVNTLFPTHDLRADREYIEENDLPPSFTVEELKAAAATLKNNKAPGPDGIPSEVLKVIANERPQVLLNMYNVCLCE